A single region of the Phyllostomus discolor isolate MPI-MPIP mPhyDis1 chromosome 14, mPhyDis1.pri.v3, whole genome shotgun sequence genome encodes:
- the DPH5 gene encoding diphthine methyl ester synthase isoform X1, with translation MLYLIGLGLGDAKDITVKGLEVVRRCSRVYLEAYTSVLTVGKEALEEFYGRELILADREDVEQEADSILKDADSSDVAFLVVGDPFGATTHSDLVLRATQLGIPYRVVHNASILNAVGCCGLQLYRFGETASIVFWTDSWRPESFFDKVKKNRQNGMHTLCLLDIKVKEQSLENLIKGRKIYEPPRYMTVNQAARQLLEIVENQRARGEEPAAVTEDTLCVGLARVGAEDQRIAAGTLRQMCTVDLGGPLHSLIVTGGSLHPLETEMLSLFAVPEASPASRGTGDEPRT, from the exons ATGCTTTATCTGATCGGCTTGGGCCTGGGCGATGCCAAGGACATCACAGTCAAGGGCCTGGAGGTTGTGAGACGCTGCAGCCGGGTGTACCTGGAAGCCTACACCTCTGTGCTGACTGTGGGGAAGGAAGCCCTG GAAGAGTTCTACGGAAGAGAGCTGATTCTTGCCGATCGAGAAGACGTGGAGCAAGAAGCAGATAGTATCTTAAAGGACGCCGACAGCAGCGATGTTGCCTTCCTCGTGGTGGGGGACCCCTTTGG GGCCACCACACACAGCGACCTGGTCCTGAGGGCCACGCAGCTGGGGATCCCTTACCGCGTCGTCCACAACGCCTCCATCCTGAACGCCGTGGGCTGCTGCGGCTTACAG CTGTACAGGTTCGGAGAGACGGCGTCCATTGTGTTCTGGACCGACAGCTGGAGACCGGAGAGCTTCTTTGACAAGGTGAAGAAGAACAGGCAGAACGGCATGCACACGCTGTGCTTGCTGG ACATCAAAGTCAAGGAGCAGTCTTTGGAAAACCTCATCAA GGGAAGGAAGATCTACGAGCCTCCTCGCTACATGACCGTGAACCAGGCGGCCCGGCAGCTTCTGGAGATTGTCGAAAACCAGAGGGCGCGAGGAGAAGAACCAG CAGCGGTCACCGAGGACACGCTGTGCGTGGGCCTCGCCCGGGTCGGCGCGGAGGACCAGCGAATCGCCGCCGGCACTCTGCGGCAGATGTGCACCGTGGACCTGGGGGGCCCGCTGCACTCCCTCATCGTCACCGGAGGCAGCCTGCACCCGCTGGAGACGGAGATGCTGAGTCTGTTTGCCGTGCCAGAGGCCAGCCCGGCGTCCCGGGGCACCGGCGACGAGCCCCGCACGTAG
- the DPH5 gene encoding diphthine methyl ester synthase isoform X2, translating to MLYLIGLGLGDAKDITVKGLEVVRRCSRVYLEAYTSVLTVGKEALEEFYGRELILADREDVEQEADSILKDADSSDVAFLVVGDPFGATTHSDLVLRATQLGIPYRVVHNASILNAVGCCGLQLYRFGETASIVFWTDSWRPESFFDKVKKNRQNGMHTLCLLDIKVKEQSLENLIKGRKIYEPPRYMTVNQAARQLLEIVENQRARGEEPAVTEDTLCVGLARVGAEDQRIAAGTLRQMCTVDLGGPLHSLIVTGGSLHPLETEMLSLFAVPEASPASRGTGDEPRT from the exons ATGCTTTATCTGATCGGCTTGGGCCTGGGCGATGCCAAGGACATCACAGTCAAGGGCCTGGAGGTTGTGAGACGCTGCAGCCGGGTGTACCTGGAAGCCTACACCTCTGTGCTGACTGTGGGGAAGGAAGCCCTG GAAGAGTTCTACGGAAGAGAGCTGATTCTTGCCGATCGAGAAGACGTGGAGCAAGAAGCAGATAGTATCTTAAAGGACGCCGACAGCAGCGATGTTGCCTTCCTCGTGGTGGGGGACCCCTTTGG GGCCACCACACACAGCGACCTGGTCCTGAGGGCCACGCAGCTGGGGATCCCTTACCGCGTCGTCCACAACGCCTCCATCCTGAACGCCGTGGGCTGCTGCGGCTTACAG CTGTACAGGTTCGGAGAGACGGCGTCCATTGTGTTCTGGACCGACAGCTGGAGACCGGAGAGCTTCTTTGACAAGGTGAAGAAGAACAGGCAGAACGGCATGCACACGCTGTGCTTGCTGG ACATCAAAGTCAAGGAGCAGTCTTTGGAAAACCTCATCAA GGGAAGGAAGATCTACGAGCCTCCTCGCTACATGACCGTGAACCAGGCGGCCCGGCAGCTTCTGGAGATTGTCGAAAACCAGAGGGCGCGAGGAGAAGAACCAG CGGTCACCGAGGACACGCTGTGCGTGGGCCTCGCCCGGGTCGGCGCGGAGGACCAGCGAATCGCCGCCGGCACTCTGCGGCAGATGTGCACCGTGGACCTGGGGGGCCCGCTGCACTCCCTCATCGTCACCGGAGGCAGCCTGCACCCGCTGGAGACGGAGATGCTGAGTCTGTTTGCCGTGCCAGAGGCCAGCCCGGCGTCCCGGGGCACCGGCGACGAGCCCCGCACGTAG